In Flavobacterium gelatinilyticum, a genomic segment contains:
- a CDS encoding DUF4837 family protein: MNKTHFLFLILPFLLLSCLKTDRQSQPVSGKTNTISIIIDDQLWYGEVGDSIRNKFASPVLGLTQEEPLFTINQYPARLLEGFVTDSRSIIVVKKSAVEKFEITHNKSLPHNTFRIYGKSVDDIICSIELNAPQIIKMIHDAEIEKVQEDNSKSLLNPAVIKNKFHIDIQIPTGYEYMMHKKNFIWLKNDIISGNTSLLIYQIPLHNFKTKGDVVSTIVKMRDSIGRYIKGREPNTSMITGEAYAPYFSNAILDGKEAFETKGTWELKNDYMSGPFINYAIIDPVYNRILVIEGFCYSPSNQERDLMLDLEAIIKSVKIDKR, encoded by the coding sequence ATGAATAAAACCCATTTTTTATTTCTTATACTTCCGTTTCTGCTGCTTTCCTGTTTAAAAACAGACAGACAGTCACAACCTGTTTCTGGTAAAACCAATACCATTTCGATTATCATCGACGACCAGTTATGGTATGGAGAAGTAGGAGACAGTATTCGTAATAAATTTGCTTCGCCTGTTTTGGGCCTTACACAGGAAGAACCTCTGTTTACCATTAACCAATATCCGGCACGATTACTCGAAGGTTTCGTAACCGACAGTCGCAGCATTATTGTTGTTAAAAAATCTGCAGTCGAAAAATTCGAAATCACCCACAATAAATCCTTACCTCATAATACCTTTCGTATTTACGGAAAATCGGTAGACGATATCATCTGCAGTATCGAACTCAATGCACCGCAGATCATTAAAATGATTCACGATGCAGAAATCGAAAAAGTACAGGAAGACAACAGCAAATCACTTCTAAATCCGGCTGTAATAAAAAATAAATTTCACATCGATATTCAAATTCCAACCGGATATGAATACATGATGCATAAAAAGAATTTCATCTGGCTTAAAAATGACATTATCAGCGGCAATACCAGTCTGCTTATTTACCAGATTCCGCTTCATAACTTTAAAACAAAAGGCGATGTGGTTAGTACCATTGTAAAAATGCGCGATTCTATTGGCCGTTACATAAAAGGCCGCGAACCCAACACCAGCATGATTACGGGTGAAGCCTATGCTCCCTATTTTTCAAATGCCATTCTGGACGGAAAAGAAGCCTTTGAAACAAAAGGAACGTGGGAACTTAAGAACGACTACATGTCAGGCCCCTTCATTAATTACGCCATTATCGATCCGGTATACAATAGAATTCTCGTAATAGAAGGCTTTTGTTATTCCCCTTCAAATCAGGAACGGGACCTAATGCTAGACCTCGAAGCTATTATTAAATCAGTTAAGATTGATAAAAGGTAG
- a CDS encoding DUF1579 domain-containing protein — protein MKNLIATLALSLLCFTSCKKDIKADVNSPMIPDTVTAEETATEAPLDSAAQMQAWQAYATPGNPHKLMADEVGTWNCDMTFWADADAKPEKATSAADIKMILGGRYQEANYKGTMMGQPFEGKSTLAYNNASNEYTTTFIDNMGTGMMVAIGKYDEKTKSMELKGDMVNPLNGKKTPYREVYTIVDARTRKMEMFDVKNGKEYKSMEIVMTKK, from the coding sequence ATGAAAAATTTAATTGCAACATTGGCACTGTCATTACTTTGTTTTACCTCTTGTAAAAAAGATATCAAAGCAGATGTAAATTCACCTATGATCCCTGATACGGTAACTGCAGAAGAAACCGCAACCGAAGCACCGCTCGATTCTGCTGCACAAATGCAGGCCTGGCAGGCCTATGCAACACCGGGAAATCCGCATAAATTAATGGCCGACGAAGTGGGAACATGGAACTGCGATATGACTTTTTGGGCCGATGCCGATGCAAAACCCGAAAAAGCCACATCTGCAGCTGATATCAAAATGATTCTTGGAGGACGTTATCAGGAAGCTAATTATAAAGGCACTATGATGGGGCAGCCTTTTGAAGGAAAAAGCACCCTGGCCTATAATAATGCCAGTAATGAATACACCACAACATTTATCGATAATATGGGAACCGGAATGATGGTTGCCATTGGGAAATATGATGAAAAGACAAAAAGTATGGAACTAAAAGGGGATATGGTAAATCCGCTTAACGGTAAAAAAACACCATACAGAGAAGTTTATACCATAGTAGATGCCAGAACCCGAAAAATGGAAATGTTCGATGTAAAGAACGGAAAAGAATATAAAAGCATGGAAATTGTTATGACTAAGAAGTAA
- a CDS encoding ankyrin repeat domain-containing protein: protein MQTQNQIENFLFQGKFDEARECLNNGEKFNEQYLKNNFSQIMAKIIEAKEVDFIEKLIKAGFIETDIYELDSFDQSIFKPLALHLKDDDESIAFFKELMSKMDNLNDEISDKTLLGYFLEKGISPKIIKVLVDDFGANTQYKNNAGENFIYTILNTYGLDAEKVKEYITILINNGVDINEKNIVGTTPLMCAVKRNRKELLSFLLENGADPNETDNQENSSFYYAAAEQFSIPMYELLAESSSANFNNINKNGKTLLTEFIRMMSDSEYDLNSLQRLLSDGADLNHCAEYYGNPKSGVDYVVEKKSGILKSVLDSGSVDVNEQDNQGNTILHKVCAYNVNYDAEMAKETYRKAKLLLDQGADISITNDKDETALMLASGDNLKIKTVELLMKQ, encoded by the coding sequence ATGCAGACACAAAACCAGATTGAAAACTTTCTTTTTCAGGGAAAATTTGACGAGGCCAGAGAATGCCTAAATAACGGAGAAAAGTTTAATGAGCAGTATCTAAAAAACAACTTTTCGCAGATAATGGCTAAAATTATCGAAGCAAAAGAAGTTGATTTTATAGAAAAACTGATAAAAGCAGGTTTTATAGAAACGGATATTTACGAACTGGACAGTTTTGACCAATCGATCTTTAAACCTTTGGCTTTGCATTTAAAAGATGATGACGAATCGATTGCTTTTTTTAAAGAATTGATGTCGAAAATGGATAATCTAAACGATGAAATCAGCGATAAAACTTTATTAGGTTATTTTCTTGAAAAAGGTATTTCACCAAAAATAATTAAAGTTTTAGTTGATGATTTTGGGGCTAATACACAGTATAAGAACAATGCAGGAGAAAATTTTATCTATACTATTCTGAATACCTATGGCCTGGATGCCGAAAAAGTAAAAGAGTACATAACCATTCTGATAAATAATGGTGTTGACATCAACGAAAAAAATATTGTTGGAACTACTCCGCTGATGTGTGCCGTTAAAAGAAACCGAAAAGAACTTCTGTCCTTTTTATTAGAAAACGGTGCAGATCCTAATGAAACGGACAATCAGGAAAACAGTTCTTTTTATTATGCGGCGGCTGAACAGTTTTCTATTCCGATGTACGAACTTTTAGCAGAATCGTCATCAGCCAATTTTAATAATATCAATAAAAACGGCAAAACGTTGCTTACAGAGTTTATCCGAATGATGTCTGATTCTGAATACGATTTGAATTCATTACAAAGATTATTGTCAGACGGAGCCGATTTAAATCACTGCGCTGAATATTATGGAAATCCGAAATCGGGCGTAGATTATGTTGTTGAGAAAAAATCAGGCATTTTAAAATCAGTTCTTGACAGCGGATCAGTTGACGTTAACGAACAAGACAACCAGGGAAATACTATTTTGCATAAAGTCTGCGCTTACAATGTCAATTATGATGCAGAAATGGCAAAGGAAACGTACCGAAAAGCAAAACTGCTATTAGATCAGGGTGCCGATATTTCGATTACCAATGATAAAGACGAAACCGCTTTGATGCTTGCTTCTGGCGATAACCTGAAAATTAAAACGGTTGAGCTTTTAATGAAACAATAA
- a CDS encoding ankyrin repeat domain-containing protein, producing MSMSFIVACENGNRKIAELLLQNKEVDVKYTDELGRTALHYAAHRGYLDIVKILIEDGADINYEDHQGETPLYFACLQKQKQTALHLLDNGAEITKNDKYGNSLLHLVVQTAQIEIATKLLEAGVDVNLLNNNGETPLLLASAKLNREIIQLLLDKGADINARDKQGNTPLLYSCYTKSIPMVTLLLDNGADVNHVNHSGENALLIACYETNRMLAKLLVERGADVFTSNNNGYSPIWYACANNQKEIVALFLENGVDVNYSKPVAGDTSSMNDYLDWIVSAANISNESGFTLNSSYNYGGESLLHVATKKGNLSMVKLLIEAGANINIQDESGNTPLHYSAANGKKDVVKYLLENKADASIVNVKEQKAIDYSNVKGFNEITELILKFAPSGTVVNPINTVQQAETPKADASNSMEAKKKALLDLKELLDAGILTSEEFESEKSKILKG from the coding sequence ATGTCAATGTCATTTATAGTTGCCTGTGAAAACGGGAACAGAAAAATAGCCGAATTGCTTCTTCAAAATAAAGAAGTAGATGTAAAATATACTGACGAACTAGGAAGAACGGCTCTTCATTATGCTGCTCACCGTGGCTATCTCGATATTGTAAAAATCCTAATCGAAGACGGTGCCGACATCAATTATGAAGATCATCAGGGAGAAACGCCTTTGTATTTTGCGTGTCTTCAAAAACAGAAACAAACGGCGCTGCATCTTTTAGACAACGGTGCAGAAATTACCAAGAACGACAAATACGGAAACAGTCTTTTACATTTGGTTGTTCAAACGGCTCAAATCGAAATCGCAACAAAGTTGCTTGAAGCAGGAGTCGATGTTAATTTACTGAATAACAATGGAGAAACACCGCTATTGTTGGCTTCTGCAAAACTAAATAGAGAAATTATTCAATTGCTTTTAGACAAAGGTGCCGATATTAATGCTAGAGATAAGCAGGGAAATACGCCTTTATTGTACTCTTGTTATACCAAATCGATCCCGATGGTGACCTTACTTTTAGATAATGGTGCCGATGTAAATCACGTAAATCATTCTGGTGAAAATGCCCTTTTGATCGCGTGTTATGAAACCAACCGAATGCTTGCGAAATTATTAGTAGAAAGAGGAGCCGATGTTTTTACATCGAATAATAACGGATATTCTCCTATTTGGTATGCCTGCGCAAATAATCAAAAAGAAATTGTTGCCTTATTCTTAGAAAACGGAGTTGATGTAAACTACAGCAAACCTGTTGCAGGCGATACTTCATCAATGAATGATTATCTGGATTGGATTGTTAGTGCGGCAAATATCTCAAACGAATCTGGTTTTACGCTAAACAGCTCTTATAACTACGGTGGAGAAAGTCTTTTACATGTCGCAACCAAAAAAGGAAATCTGAGTATGGTAAAACTGCTGATCGAAGCAGGAGCTAATATCAATATCCAGGACGAATCCGGAAATACACCTTTGCATTACAGTGCTGCCAACGGAAAAAAAGATGTTGTAAAATATCTTTTGGAAAACAAAGCTGATGCTTCAATCGTAAACGTAAAAGAACAAAAAGCGATTGATTATTCGAATGTAAAAGGCTTTAATGAAATCACAGAATTGATTCTGAAATTTGCTCCTTCGGGAACGGTTGTAAATCCAATAAATACTGTACAGCAGGCTGAAACTCCAAAAGCAGATGCTTCAAATTCAATGGAAGCAAAGAAAAAAGCATTATTAGATTTAAAAGAACTTTTAGATGCCGGAATTTTAACTTCGGAAGAATTTGAAAGTGAAAAAAGTAAAATTTTAAAAGGCTAA
- a CDS encoding ferredoxin gives MVIITLQRDKCIGCNYCVEMDPVHFQMSKKDGKSVLLHSQNAKGFFTLKSPNHAIVESCELAAKACPVKIITVKKT, from the coding sequence ATGGTTATCATCACTTTACAAAGAGATAAATGCATTGGCTGTAATTACTGTGTCGAAATGGATCCTGTCCATTTTCAGATGTCAAAAAAAGACGGAAAATCGGTATTGCTTCATTCGCAGAATGCCAAAGGCTTTTTTACTTTAAAATCGCCAAATCATGCGATTGTAGAAAGCTGTGAACTGGCAGCAAAAGCTTGTCCGGTAAAGATTATTACGGTTAAGAAAACTTAG
- a CDS encoding peptidase U32 family protein, whose protein sequence is MTLTNKIELMAPAGNFESLQAALDNGCDSVYFGVEQLNMRARSTVNFTIEDLKEIADRCEAKQVRSYLTLNTIIYDHDLSVVKTLLNKAKEANITAVIASDQAVIAMARSIGMEVHISTQLNVTNIETIKFYSLFADTMVLSRELSLRQVKKITEQIEKEQIKGPNGNLVEIEIFGHGALCMAVSGKCYLSLHSHNSSANRGACKQNCRKKYTVIDQETGFEIELDNEYMMSPKDLCTIDFLDQVIDSGIQVLKIEGRGRAPEYVATVIKTYREAIDAYYDGTFSKERTAVWMEALNTVYNRGFWSGYYLGQELGEWSDIPGSAATQKKVYVGKGTHYFPKAEVGQFKIEAYDIKVGDKILVTGPSTGAQEMIIDEMFVNDLTAEKATKGDDCTFKLPFRIRMSDKLYKIVEA, encoded by the coding sequence ATGACACTTACGAATAAAATCGAACTCATGGCTCCCGCAGGGAACTTTGAGTCACTTCAGGCTGCCTTAGATAATGGATGTGATTCTGTTTATTTTGGTGTTGAACAGCTTAACATGCGTGCAAGATCAACGGTTAATTTCACTATTGAGGATTTAAAAGAAATTGCAGATCGATGCGAGGCTAAACAAGTTAGAAGTTATCTTACTTTAAACACCATTATTTACGATCACGATTTATCAGTTGTAAAAACATTATTAAACAAGGCTAAAGAAGCCAATATTACCGCTGTAATTGCATCAGATCAGGCTGTAATTGCCATGGCAAGATCAATAGGAATGGAAGTTCATATTTCGACCCAATTGAATGTTACCAATATTGAAACCATTAAATTCTATAGTTTATTTGCGGATACAATGGTTTTAAGCCGCGAATTGAGTTTACGTCAGGTAAAGAAAATTACGGAACAAATTGAAAAAGAACAAATCAAAGGTCCAAATGGAAATTTAGTCGAAATCGAAATTTTTGGCCACGGCGCTTTGTGTATGGCCGTTTCAGGAAAGTGTTATTTGAGCCTTCATTCGCATAATTCATCTGCTAATCGTGGTGCGTGCAAACAAAACTGCCGAAAAAAATATACCGTTATCGACCAGGAAACCGGTTTCGAAATCGAATTGGATAACGAATATATGATGTCGCCTAAAGATTTATGTACAATCGACTTTTTGGATCAGGTAATTGATTCTGGAATTCAGGTTCTAAAAATCGAAGGACGAGGACGCGCACCAGAATATGTGGCAACCGTAATTAAAACCTATCGTGAAGCAATCGATGCCTATTACGACGGAACTTTCTCAAAAGAGAGAACAGCAGTTTGGATGGAAGCTTTAAATACGGTTTACAATCGTGGTTTTTGGTCAGGCTATTATTTGGGACAAGAATTAGGAGAGTGGAGCGATATTCCTGGATCTGCAGCAACTCAGAAGAAAGTGTATGTTGGAAAAGGAACACATTATTTCCCAAAAGCAGAAGTCGGGCAATTTAAAATAGAAGCTTACGATATTAAAGTTGGCGATAAAATTCTAGTAACAGGGCCAAGTACAGGAGCTCAGGAAATGATTATCGACGAAATGTTTGTGAACGATCTTACGGCAGAAAAAGCAACAAAAGGCGACGATTGTACTTTTAAACTTCCGTTTAGAATCAGAATGTCTGACAAATTGTATAAAATTGTTGAAGCATAA
- a CDS encoding rhodanese-related sulfurtransferase, translated as MQLYNTLSAEERAIMIDDAGKQRLTLSFYAYAKIQDPQKFRNDLFVAWNALDALGRIYVASEGINAQMSVPAENFEAFRETLEAYDFMKGIRLNVAVEHDDHSFLKLTIKVRHKIVADGLNDDTFDVTNIGVHLKAKEFNEILDDPNTIVVDFRNHYESEVGHFKGAITPDVETFRESLPIINEQLQNHKEDKNLVMYCTGGIRCEKASAYFKHQGFKNVYQLEGGIINYAKQLKEEGLESKFIGKNFVFDNRLGERITDDIISQCHQCGKPCDNHTNCENDGCHLLFIQCDECKTAMENCCSTECLEIIHMPLVDQVRLRTGKQVGNKVFRKGKSENLKFKHSGELPETALATAQKTADIRQKIKVKKVLLGKAEHYYVKAQVGQFTIENHELNIGDKILISGPTTGDQELVLEKLIVNGAESQSAKTGDKVTFEVPFRIRLSDKIYKILE; from the coding sequence ATGCAACTGTACAACACTTTGAGCGCAGAAGAAAGAGCCATCATGATCGATGATGCAGGTAAACAACGACTTACGTTGTCTTTCTATGCGTATGCCAAAATTCAAGATCCACAAAAATTTCGTAATGATTTATTCGTAGCCTGGAATGCCCTCGATGCATTAGGCCGAATTTATGTTGCCAGCGAAGGAATCAATGCTCAAATGAGTGTTCCCGCTGAAAATTTTGAAGCTTTTAGAGAAACGCTCGAAGCTTACGATTTCATGAAAGGCATACGATTGAATGTTGCTGTAGAACATGATGACCATTCATTTTTAAAATTGACTATCAAAGTGCGTCACAAAATCGTTGCCGACGGATTAAACGACGACACTTTTGATGTTACAAATATAGGCGTTCACCTGAAAGCCAAAGAATTCAACGAAATCCTGGATGATCCAAACACAATTGTGGTTGATTTTAGAAACCACTACGAAAGTGAAGTCGGACATTTTAAAGGTGCCATTACTCCAGATGTTGAGACTTTTAGAGAGAGTCTGCCAATTATCAACGAACAGCTTCAAAATCATAAAGAAGATAAAAATCTGGTAATGTATTGTACCGGAGGTATTCGTTGTGAAAAAGCAAGTGCTTATTTTAAACACCAGGGATTTAAAAACGTGTATCAGTTAGAAGGTGGAATCATCAACTATGCGAAACAGCTTAAAGAAGAAGGTTTAGAAAGCAAATTCATTGGAAAAAACTTCGTATTTGATAATCGTCTGGGCGAAAGAATTACGGATGATATTATTTCGCAATGCCACCAATGCGGAAAACCTTGCGATAACCACACCAACTGCGAAAACGACGGATGCCATTTATTGTTTATTCAGTGTGATGAATGTAAAACCGCAATGGAAAACTGCTGTTCTACAGAATGTCTTGAGATTATCCACATGCCATTAGTCGATCAGGTTCGTTTGAGAACTGGGAAACAAGTTGGTAATAAAGTATTTAGAAAAGGAAAATCTGAAAACCTAAAATTCAAACATTCAGGAGAATTACCGGAAACTGCTTTGGCAACTGCACAAAAAACGGCTGATATCCGTCAGAAAATAAAAGTAAAGAAAGTACTTCTTGGAAAAGCAGAACATTATTACGTAAAAGCCCAAGTTGGACAGTTTACTATTGAAAATCACGAATTAAACATTGGTGATAAAATCCTTATTTCGGGCCCAACTACCGGTGATCAGGAATTGGTTTTAGAAAAACTGATTGTGAACGGAGCAGAATCTCAATCTGCTAAAACGGGTGATAAAGTTACTTTTGAAGTTCCTTTCAGAATTAGGCTGTCAGATAAAATATATAAGATTTTAGAATAA
- a CDS encoding BrxA/BrxB family bacilliredoxin, whose product MYPQEMVKPMEAELTAAGFQDLHSAEAVDNAIKAEGTTLVVVNSVCGCAARNARPGAKMSLEGAKKPDHLITVFAGVDKEAVDAARQHMFPFPPSSPSMALFKNGELVHMLERHHIEGRPAEMIAENLQDAFNEFC is encoded by the coding sequence ATGTATCCACAAGAAATGGTAAAACCAATGGAGGCTGAATTAACAGCTGCTGGTTTTCAAGACTTACATAGTGCTGAAGCTGTTGATAATGCTATCAAAGCTGAAGGTACAACATTAGTAGTTGTAAATTCTGTTTGCGGTTGTGCAGCAAGAAATGCACGCCCGGGAGCAAAAATGAGTTTAGAAGGAGCTAAAAAACCAGATCACCTTATTACAGTTTTTGCTGGTGTAGATAAAGAAGCGGTTGATGCTGCAAGACAACATATGTTCCCTTTTCCTCCATCATCGCCATCTATGGCTTTGTTCAAAAACGGAGAATTGGTTCACATGTTAGAGCGTCACCATATTGAAGGTCGCCCAGCTGAAATGATTGCAGAGAATTTACAAGATGCGTTTAACGAGTTTTGTTGA
- a CDS encoding S41 family peptidase, whose amino-acid sequence MRTKLSLLTLGLCCLFANFANAQKLEIESIKKEDYIADLKLMKEIIEKQHPDPFRYISKEQWERNFKVNIQNIQKKQTYLEFLNNLPKIKDGHLSVSAPEEFYTTYFREKLSYFPIPLIMVDNRLFVNIKCSEVPYLSEIKSINGTETPDIIKQISEHIQGEGEIKTGIEEQISEDFPSNYALFIEPYANKFDIEYYNDQSNKELTKTTLKACNYYEIYYRSSQKVKPINKAENAVSIDYQFYKEQLTGKLTINTFDLPENEVYQKFSDFFKRINKEGYKNVIIDVRSNSGGDPKMAAILYSFISQKNFENKFNFKAKSITLTHTENLVDTNGARVNEADVTDYENFLYQRFTANGNMFFGNERIKEGILENFPADKDTFSGNVYVAIGGKTFSAAVYFAKLVQDNKRGVLIGQETGGNANNTFAGYFLNYKLPKTKVILRFSFTDLYFGDNPPSVKRGIFPEINLSPEQIIGYLRQEKDPEINYILEKLIKNK is encoded by the coding sequence ATGAGAACGAAACTAAGCTTATTAACTCTTGGATTATGCTGTCTATTTGCAAATTTTGCCAATGCCCAGAAATTGGAAATAGAGAGTATTAAAAAAGAAGATTACATTGCTGATCTTAAACTTATGAAGGAAATTATAGAGAAACAACATCCTGATCCTTTTCGATACATAAGTAAAGAGCAATGGGAAAGAAATTTTAAAGTAAATATTCAAAATATTCAAAAAAAACAGACTTATTTAGAATTTTTAAATAACCTTCCTAAAATTAAAGACGGTCATTTGTCGGTTTCTGCGCCCGAAGAGTTTTATACAACTTACTTCAGGGAAAAATTATCGTATTTTCCTATTCCATTAATTATGGTTGATAATCGTTTATTTGTTAATATTAAATGTTCGGAAGTTCCCTATTTAAGTGAAATTAAGAGCATTAATGGTACGGAAACTCCGGATATTATCAAACAAATTTCTGAGCATATTCAGGGAGAAGGAGAAATAAAAACCGGAATTGAAGAACAAATTTCAGAGGATTTTCCTTCCAATTATGCTCTTTTCATTGAGCCCTATGCAAATAAATTTGACATAGAATATTATAATGACCAATCGAATAAAGAGCTTACAAAAACAACTTTAAAGGCATGTAATTATTATGAGATTTATTACAGAAGCTCACAAAAAGTAAAACCAATAAATAAAGCTGAAAATGCTGTATCGATTGATTATCAGTTTTACAAAGAACAGCTTACAGGTAAACTCACAATTAATACCTTTGATTTACCAGAAAATGAAGTATATCAAAAGTTTAGTGATTTTTTTAAGAGAATCAATAAAGAAGGATATAAAAATGTGATTATCGATGTTAGAAGTAATAGCGGAGGAGATCCTAAAATGGCGGCAATATTATATTCTTTTATTTCGCAGAAAAACTTTGAGAATAAATTTAACTTTAAAGCAAAATCTATTACTCTGACTCATACGGAGAATTTAGTCGACACCAATGGGGCGCGAGTAAATGAAGCAGATGTTACCGATTATGAGAATTTCTTATACCAAAGATTCACCGCGAATGGAAATATGTTTTTTGGAAACGAAAGGATTAAAGAAGGAATACTCGAAAATTTTCCGGCAGATAAAGATACATTCTCCGGAAATGTCTATGTTGCAATAGGCGGAAAGACTTTTTCGGCTGCTGTTTATTTTGCCAAACTCGTACAGGATAATAAACGAGGTGTTCTCATTGGGCAAGAAACAGGAGGCAACGCTAATAATACTTTTGCAGGTTATTTTTTAAATTATAAACTTCCTAAGACAAAAGTGATTTTGAGATTTTCATTTACAGACCTTTATTTTGGAGATAATCCTCCAAGCGTAAAGAGAGGTATATTTCCTGAAATAAATTTGTCTCCGGAACAAATAATTGGTTATTTAAGACAAGAGAAAGATCCTGAAATAAATTATATACTAGAGAAACTCATTAAAAATAAATAA
- a CDS encoding ArsR/SmtB family transcription factor translates to MGISKHLKFDSEIDEISKICKALGHPARIQIMTLLWKRDNRTCGEIVDLIPLAQSTISKHLLELKKANLVDVAYEGKKTFYSLQLSNIQILRKYLTSYLSTLEISEQKKLTVLTTRHQSRRSSYLKQYNYQFPHKIKLQSVV, encoded by the coding sequence ATGGGGATTTCAAAACACTTAAAATTTGATTCAGAAATAGACGAAATCAGCAAAATTTGCAAAGCGCTCGGACATCCTGCGCGAATTCAAATTATGACCCTTTTGTGGAAAAGAGACAACAGAACGTGTGGAGAAATCGTTGATTTGATTCCGTTGGCACAATCCACAATATCCAAACATTTATTAGAATTAAAAAAAGCAAATCTAGTGGATGTGGCATATGAAGGAAAAAAAACATTCTATTCTCTTCAACTTTCTAATATACAAATACTTAGAAAATATTTAACAAGCTATCTTTCTACGCTTGAAATCTCCGAGCAAAAAAAATTAACTGTGCTAACGACAAGACATCAAAGCAGGAGGAGCAGTTATTTAAAACAATACAACTATCAATTTCCACACAAAATAAAATTACAGTCAGTAGTTTAA